GACGTCACTTACGACCCGGCGAAGGAAATTCTTGTGACTGTAGGCGGAAGCGAGGCAATCGATCTCGCGCTTCGCGTGCTGATTACACCCGGGGATGAGATTCTTGTGCCGGAGCCTTGTTATATTTCATATTCTCCGATCACCTCGCTGAGCGGCGGAGTCCCAGTCGGTATCGAAACTTTTGCTAAGGACCAATTCAAGCTGACTGCTCAGGCGCTGAAGGCTGCGCTGACGCCGCGCTCGAAAGTGCTCGTTTTGAGCTATCCAAGCAATCCGACCGGCGCTATCATGACTTATGAGGATTGGCTGCCGATTGCCAAGATCGTTGAGGAGAATGACCTTATCGTCATCTCCGATGAAATATATGCAGAGCTCACTTATGGCTCTAAGCATGTAAGTTTTGCTTCACTTCCGGGGATGAAGGACCGGACGGTTCTCGTAAGCGGCTTTTCCAAGGCGTTTGCGATGACGGGGTGGCGGATCGGCTATGCTTGCGGGCATCCGGAGATTATTGCGGCGATGCTCAAAATCCATCAATATACGGTCATGTGCGCTCCGATAATGGCGCAGGTAGCGGCGTTAGAAGCGCTTAAAAACGGCCTGGAAGAGAAGGACAGGATGATTGAATCCTACAACCAACGGCGCAGACTGGTGGTCCACGGTTTCCGCGAGATCGGCCTGGAATGCCATGAGCCGCAAGGGGCGTTCTATGCATTTCCTTCCATTAAATCGACCGGACTCAGCTCGGATGAGTTCGCCACGGCACTGCTCAACGAGCGAAATGTAGCCGCCGTGCCCGGTGACGTATTCGGGCTTGGGGGAGAAGGATATTTGCGCTGTTCTTATGCCACCTCTGTGAGCCAGTTAACCGAAGCTATCGAGAGGATCGGAGCTTTTGTCCTTAATTTAAGGAAAAACAGGTAGAAAAAAATATATTCAGAATTGTTATTGTTTGTTATAATTTAATAAAATCTTTATATTAAAAGGGTTGTCCAGGTGCAGATTTTATGATTCGCTGATTGATGACAGGAGGGATGGCAATGGCTTATGCGGATTATGGTCTCACGTTTCATAATGACCCAGGTGCCATTTCAGCCAAGCAATTGTCCTCGTCAATGCGGATCTTAGAAGACGAAATCTACATGCTGCGTACGAAGATGGAGCAATCGTACATGGAAGAGGAGACCTTTAATTCCGACAAAGTCATTGATCTCAGCCGCAAGCTCGATCTGAAGATCAACGAATATATGAATTTCAAGCGAAGAAGGACAAAGCTGGTTTAACGCCTATTGCTGACGAAGGAGTCCCTGCGGGGGCTTCTTTTCTTTTTCGGTCTTTTCTTTTGTGCTATATTTGACGTAGATATCAGATGTGGAGGGATTATTTTGTCTTGTTTGACCAGAGGAAGTAGAGCCGTTATCTCATTACTCGCACTGCTTTTATTATGCCTGGCTATCTCAGGCTGCGGCTCCAATGCGGACCTTACCGTATTCGTCATGCCCAGGGAGTATATCCCGGACGGGGTAACGGATAAGGTGGAACAGAAGCTTCAGGCCGCGTTCGGCGATGAGAAAACGATTCAAGTCAATGCTTCGCCGATGTATAATGAACAGAAGCTGATCGTTGAAATCGCAGCCGGAGGAAACGGGATTCTTGTTCTTCCGAAGGAAAAGCTCGCAGGCATGCTTTCACAAGGCCCGGCTCTTCAGCTGGACAAGTGGTTTAAGGCATCGGATTATCCAACCGGCGTAATGGAAAGCGATCTCGGCGACTCGAAAAAACCGAATGTCGTAAAAGGATTGTTTGCAATCCCGCTTGAAAAGACTATTTTCAAGGATGCAGGCTATGGCGAAAAAGATATTTTTGTCATTATTCCAGCCAATGCGCCGGATGTGGACTTATCCGTCCAGGTGTTAAAGGAGCTTATAAAAAAATGAGATTATATACGCGAACGGGAGACGAAGGACAAACATCGGTAAAAGGCGGACGCGTCCGTAAAGACGATATACGCATCGAAGCCTACGGCACGATCGACGAATTGAACTCTTTCGTCGGACAAGCTGCAGCAGCTGCATCGGCAACAGGGGCGCTCGAGGAACTCAGCCAACAGCTGATGGAAATTCAGCAGGAGCTGTTCGATTGCGGTTCGGATTTGGCTTTCGCCGATCCGGAAGGCCGTGATTTCAAGATGAAAGCTGAGCCGGTAGCTCGGCTCGAGAGCTGGATCGACGCACATATCGCAGCAGCGCCGGAGGTGACCCGCTTTATCCTGCCGGGCGGCAGCGAGGTTTCCGCGCTGCTGCACGTATGCCGGACCGTGTGCCGGAGAGCGGAGCGCCGCGTCGTGACGCTCTCGGGCGAACTGCCTGTCAACGTCGATGCGCAGAAATATATGAACAGGCT
This is a stretch of genomic DNA from Paenibacillus sp. sptzw28. It encodes these proteins:
- a CDS encoding aminotransferase class I/II-fold pyridoxal phosphate-dependent enzyme → MIKDEEIQINTSVRRVSMADYLSPQVRAIKPSGIRRFFDLASGRKDIITLGVGEPDFVTPWHVREACVYSLEMGKTQYTSNSGTPELREQIGIYLNNQFDVTYDPAKEILVTVGGSEAIDLALRVLITPGDEILVPEPCYISYSPITSLSGGVPVGIETFAKDQFKLTAQALKAALTPRSKVLVLSYPSNPTGAIMTYEDWLPIAKIVEENDLIVISDEIYAELTYGSKHVSFASLPGMKDRTVLVSGFSKAFAMTGWRIGYACGHPEIIAAMLKIHQYTVMCAPIMAQVAALEALKNGLEEKDRMIESYNQRRRLVVHGFREIGLECHEPQGAFYAFPSIKSTGLSSDEFATALLNERNVAAVPGDVFGLGGEGYLRCSYATSVSQLTEAIERIGAFVLNLRKNR
- a CDS encoding aspartyl-phosphate phosphatase Spo0E family protein — translated: MAYADYGLTFHNDPGAISAKQLSSSMRILEDEIYMLRTKMEQSYMEEETFNSDKVIDLSRKLDLKINEYMNFKRRRTKLV
- a CDS encoding cob(I)yrinic acid a,c-diamide adenosyltransferase — translated: MRLYTRTGDEGQTSVKGGRVRKDDIRIEAYGTIDELNSFVGQAAAAASATGALEELSQQLMEIQQELFDCGSDLAFADPEGRDFKMKAEPVARLESWIDAHIAAAPEVTRFILPGGSEVSALLHVCRTVCRRAERRVVTLSGELPVNVDAQKYMNRLSDYFFAAARAANAALGVPDTEYIRSAEVFRKRKK